The Helicobacter ganmani nucleotide sequence ACGCGCATTGGAGGGAGAATTATCACGCACGATTGAAAGTCTTGCACCAATCCAAAAAGCAACCGTGCATTTAGCACAGCCAGAAAAGACCGTGTTTGTTAGCGAGCAAACACCGCCTACGGCATCTGTTGTCCTTGCTTTTAAGCCTGCCCAAAGTTTAACACCTAAACAGATTTCAGGAATCAAAAACATCGTCTCCTCTGCGATTCCAAATTTAACTATTGAAAATGTTGAAGTCGTAAATGAAAAGGGAGAGCCGCTAAGCGAATTAGATGAGCTAGGAGGAGCAAGGGAACTTGCTGCAGCGCAACTGCGTTACAAAACCAACTTTGAACAAACTCTAGAAGAAAAAATTGTCAATATTCTAGCTCCCATTACGGGTGGAAGAGAAGGCGTAGTAGCAAAGGTTACAGCAGAATTTGACTTCGCTCAAAAAGAAAGCACACAAGAATATTACGACCCCAATAATGTTGTGCGCAGCATTCAAGACTTAGAAGAAAAACGCGAAGGATTCCGACCAAAAGAGATTGGGGGGGTGCCGGGAGTAGTGAGCAACATTGGACCTGTGCAAGGATTGGAAGACGATGACACGAAAGAAAAATATGAGAAAACCCAAAACACCACTAACTTTGAAATCAGTAAGACGATTTCCAACATCAAAGGAGAATTTGCCACGATTCGCAGACTTTCTGCTGCTGTTGTTGTAGATGGTAAATACTCCAAACAATTAGACGAAGAGGGTGTGGAAAAATTAGAATACACTGCTTTAAACGATGAGGAAATGGAACAGATTTCAGCTCTTGTGCGTCAAGCTATTGGTTATAATCAACAAAGAGGTGATGAAGTTTCCGTCAGCAATTTTCAATTAAACGGGCAATTATCCGGATTCAAAGCACGTACACCTTTAGAAAGATTCCTAGAAACTGCATCTGCGCTTCTAGCACCTTTTATGCCTCTGCTAAAATACGCTATCGTGGGCTTGATTCTATTTTTCTTTTACAAAAAAGTCATTGTGCCTTTCAGTGAGCGTATGCTTGAAGCAAGAGCAGATGAGGAAGAAGAGCTTGAATCTCTTATCAAAATTGATGAAGATGAAGAAGAAAATAGTGACAGACTTAACGAAGTGCGGCGCAGAATTGAAGACCAACTTGGCTTTGGTAGCGGAAATGAAGATGAGATTAAATACAATGTTTTATTAGAAAAAATCAAGGAAATTGCGATGGAAAAACCAGCCGAACTTGCAAATCTTTTTCAAACCTTAGTGCATGATGAACTTGGGCTTGATAATATGGGTGGGGGAGGAAAACACTAATGCCTTCTATTACATTAAGTCCGCGACAACAAGCACAATACGATGAATTTTCAATGGCGGAGAAAATCGCAATTTTACTTGTGCAATTAGGTGATGAAATCACGGGTGAGATTTTTTCAAATTTAGATTTGGATTCCATTACTGAAGTTTCTAAATATATTGCGCAAAATTCAGGGATAGACAAGGCACTTGGTGGAGCAGTTTTAGAGGAATTTTATGCTATTTTTCAATCCAATCAATACATCTCCACAGGCGGTTTTGAATACGCCAAAGAATTGCTTTATCGCACATTGGGACCAGAAGCGGCAAAAAAGGTTTTGGACAAGCTTGCCAAATCTATGCAATCTTCCCAAAACTTTGCTTACCTTTCGCGTGTGCGCCCACAACAATTATCTGATTTCATTATTCACGAACACCCGCAAACTATTGCCCTTATCCTAGCACATATGGACCCAACCAATGCGGCGGAAACATTAAACTTTTTCTCCGATGATTTGCGTGCAGAAATTGCGATTCGTATGGCAAACTTAGGCGATATTTCCCCCAATGTCGTTAAGCGCGTTTCTACCGTATTGGAAAACAAACTAGAATCGCTCACAAGCTACAAAGTAGAAGTGGGTGGAATCCGTGCGGTTGCAGAGGTTTTCAACCGCTTAGGGCAAAAGGCAGCTAAAGCAACAATTGCTTATATTGAGCAGATTGACGACCAATTAGCTGCTGCAATTAAAGAAATGATGTTTACTTTTGAAGATATTGAAAAGCTAGACAATAATGCGATTCGTGAGATTCTTAAAATCATTGACAAAAAAGACCTTATTTTGGCTCTTAAGGCTTCTCCAGAAGAGTTAAAGCAAAAATTTATGTCCAATATGTCCCAAAGGGCAGGAGAGCAATTTTTAGAGGAAATGCAATTTTTGGGCGCAGTAAAAGTCAAAGATGTAGAGGCGGCTCAACGTAGAATCGTAGAAACAGTCCAATCGCTTTCAGAGCAAGGCATAATCCAAATCGGCGAACAAGAGGATACCATTGAATAATATTAACGAACATGAAAATATCATTACAGAAGCACACAAAGAGAGGCATGATATTAAAAAATATAATTTTAGAAATATGGAAATTTCTAAAAAATCAGAAAAACAAGCACAATCCAATGAAGAACCACAAGCAGTTGAGACTCCCCAGCCCACTATGCAAGTTGTAGAAACACCTAAACCAACAGAACCAAGCATTGATGCACCTGCGCTAAAGCTTTTTGAAACCGAAGTAATTGATAAAATCCTGCAAAAAAGCGACCAGCTAGCACAATCTTTGCAAAAATTACAAGAACAATTTGACAAACAAGAAAAAGAAATTAACGAAAGGGTAAATGCAGCCAAAACAGAAGCCAAAGAACAAGGTATCAATGAGGGTTATCAACAAGCCAAACAAGAACTAGAAACACAAATTAATAGCCAAAAAGAGCTTTATGCTTTAAGCATAAAACGCATTGATAGCAATATTGCAGAATCCAAAAACCATATTCTAAGCCTAGAAAAAGAGCTAAGCTCTATTGCACTAGATATTGCCAAAGAAGTGATTGCCGCAGAAATTAGCACCAATAGTGCAAAAATTGCTTCCTCTTTAGCACGTACACTTTTGCAAGATTTATCACAAAACACACAAGTAACCCTAAAAGTCTTTCCCGGTGATTTAGAAGATATCAAAGAATCCCTTAAGGATTTGAATTATGTTATATTAGAAGCCGACCAAGCAATTGCTAAAGGAGGTATTGTGATTTTAAGCAGTGAGGGAAATATTGATGGGGATATTTTCACACGTTTTGAAACCTTAAAAAAATCCATTTTGGAGAATAAACTATAATGCCTTTAGATTCTAAATACTTAGAGATTTTGCGTCAAGAGGAATTTGACGAAGAAGATTTTGTCTCCCTAAATCATCTTGCTCAAAAAGTGCGTAACAGAATCTTAGAGGTTGTTTCTAAAAATGGCGGACATTTAAGCTCCACTTTGGGTGCAGTTGAACTCATCATTGGTATGCATTGTGTTTTTGATAATCCAAGAGACCCTTTCATCTTTGATGTAAGCCATCAAGCCTATACACACAAACTCCTAACAGGACGTTGGGATTCCTTTGAAACTTTGCGCCAAAAAGGCGGCATTAGTGGTTTTACTAAGCCAAGTGAAAGCAATCAAGATTATTTTATTGCTGGACATAGCTCTACCTCTATCTCTTTAGGAGTAGGAGTTGCTAAAGCCTTTTGCCTCAAAGGAGCAAGCAATATTCCTGTTGTTTTAATCGGTGATGGCGCAATGAGTGCAGGGCTAGCCTATGAAGCACTTAACGAGCTTGGTGACCGCAAATATCCTATGGTAATTATTTTGAATGACAACGAAATGAGTATCGCAAAACCCATTGGAGCAATCAGCAAATATCTTTCACAAACAATTGCAGGAAAATTCACCCAAAACATCAAAAATAAAATCGGAAATATTATCAATAATATGCCCAATGCCACTTATCTTGCTAAACGATTTGAAGAGTCTATCAAGTTAATCACCCCCGGAATGCTTTTTGAGGAGCTTGGATTGGACTATATCGGACCTATTAATGGGCATAACCTCAAAGAAATTATTGAAGCCTTGCGTCTTGCTAAAAGCATTCAAAAACCTATCGTTGTGCATGCTCAAACCCTCAAAGGCAAAGGTTATCCAATTGCGGAAGGACACTTGGAACAATGGCACGGTGTCAGCCCATTTGATAGACAAAATGGCATAGCATTAGCCAAAAATAGTAGAAAATCCCCAACACAAATCTTTTCTCAAACTTTGCTAGAAATTGCCAAAGAAGATTCCAAAGTCGTTGGAATCACTGCAGCAATGCCTAGTGGCACAGGGCTTGATTTGCTCATCAAAACCTTTCCAGAACGTTTTTGGGATGTTGCTATAGCCGAACAACACGCAACAACACAAGCAAGTTCGCTTGCCAAAGAAGGCTTTAAACCTTTTGTCGTGATTTATTCTACCTTTTTGCAACGTGCATTTGACCAAATCATTCACGATGTCGGCATTATGCAAATGCCTGTAAAATTTGCCATTGACCGCGCAGGAATCGTGGGAGAAGACGGAGAAACACATCAAGGTGTTTTTGATATTGCTTATTTGAATATGATTCCACATTTTGTGCTTTTTGCTCCTAGAGACCAAGCAACTTTAGAATCTGCCGTGCATTTTGCACATCATTTTTCAAACGCACCTTGCGCCTTTAGATACCCAAGAAAATCTTTTAAGCTAGATGAAAATCTTTTTGCACCTACGCCTTTTGCGCTAGGAAAACTAGAGATTCTTAGAAATTCTCAAAGTGAAATTTTACTACTTGGTTATGGCAATGGCGTGGGACGAGCTTATGAATGTTTATTGGAATTAGAAAAACAAAATATTCTTTGTAGCCTTGTAGATTTGCGATTTGTTAAGCCATTGGATAAAGAAACATTGCTCACTCTTAGCAAAAATCATAAAAAATGGTTTATCTTTAGCGATAGTGCAAAAATTGGTGGTGTGGGACAAATTTTAAGTGCTTTCGCTCAAGAAAATAATTTGCAAATAAAAATTCATTCGTTTGAGTTTGAAGATGATTTTATCGCACACGGCAAAGCAGAAGAAATAGAAGAGCAGTTGGGATTAGACACATCTCATCTTACACAACAAATCTTGCAACATATATAAGGAAGTTTTATGCACAAATTGCTTTTAGTTTTTCTCTTGGGATTGTTTGTCTATGCGCAAGATTCCATAGAAAAGGAATCCCTGCAACCCACACAAAAAGAGGAATTTTTAAATGACTTTGAAAACGAATATAAACAACAAACTCCTGTCAAAGACCCGCTTATACGTTATAATCGCTTGATGCACAATATAAATTGGGGGATTTATGATTATGTGATTAGCCCTACATTAGACGCTTATAATTATGCTATGCCACTTGGTTTTAGACTTGGAATTTATAACTTTTTTGACAATCTCGCCTCGCCTTTGCGATTCCTTGCCTCTTTGCTTGCTGGAGAGCCAAAAGTCGCAATGGACGAACTTGGACGCTTCGCTCTTAATTCTACTGCTGGAATCTTAGGAATCTTTGATATTGCCTCACAAAATGGCTTGTATTCCCATCACAATGATTTTGGTATTACTCTTGGCAAATGGGGAATGGGAAGCGAATTTCATCTTGTTTTGCCACTTCTTGGACCTAGCAACTTTCGCGATACATTAACCCTACCGCTTAATGCCCTAGCCTACCCCACAAACTATATTCAACCTAGCGAACTTGCAATCGGTGCCGGTGTGCTAGAAGTAGCCAACTACTCCGCAAGACATAAGGCGACTTTAGATTCTCTCTATCAAGACTCCTTAGATAGCTATCTTTTGTTTCGTGATTCTTATGAACAAAGACGTAACGAACTTATCTTAGAAAATAAAGGAAATAAATGACAATTTCAAAAACTTTTTATAGAATCTTATTTGCTTTCAGCCTTTTGTTTGGAGTTTTTAATGCTTTGGCTTTTGGATTGGAATTATCCCAAATACAAAGCACAATGACGCAAAATATACAAAAAACACTAGAAATTTTGCAAAAAAACACCACAAAAAATCCCAAAGATTCTGCAATCTCCTCTACGCAAGTAGAAAACATTGCAAAAGAAATTTTTATAATGTTTGATTCTATTTTTGATTACAATCTTATGGCGCAACTTTCCCTCTCCAAAGATTACAAGACACTAACCAAAATTCAACAAGAGGAATACACGCAAGCTTTTGAACAGAATCTCAAAAGGAGTTTCACCGATAAATTAAGACTTTACAAAGACGAAAAACTAGAAGTGCTTGGCGGAGAACAACCCAAAAACAATCGCTATAACTTAAAAACTTCTATGGTTTTAGATGGCAAACTCAATTATGTTATCTTTAAATTTTACGAAAAAGAGGGAGATTGGAAAATTTATGATGTAGATATTTTGGGCATTAGCGTGATTCAAACTTATCGTTCCCAATTTAGCGATATTCTAGCACATAGTGATTTCCAAACCTTGCTTGCCAAACTCAAAAGTGAAATTACCTTTGAATCCCCAAAACAATAATTTGTTTTTGCGATTCTACCGCGCAATTTTAAATGCTCCAAAACTTACACTCACCTTTTGTGCGATAATTTTTTTTGTTTTTGGCTTTTTCGCACTTAAATTACCCATTGATGCAAGTTCGGATAGTTTGATACTAGAAAATGACAAAGATTTTAAAACTTACGATTCTATTATCAAAAATTACACTACACAAGATTTTCTTATTTTGGCTTTAAGTCCAAAAAAAGGAGATGTTTTTCATCACGACTTCTTGACAACCCTGCAAAACCTTACCAACGATTTAAAACAGATTCCACAAATAGATGGAATCTTGAGCATTCTCAATGCACCCTTGCTTAAAAGTGCGCCGAATTTGGAGCTGCAAGAATCCCTCAAGGCGAATCTTACCCTGCTTTCTGCGCAAACAGATTTTGAATTAGCAAAACAAGAACTCCTCCACCACCCCTTTTATACGCAAAATCTCATTTCCAAAGACCTTAAAACAGCGGGAATTTTAATCTATCTCAAAAACAATACGCGCTTAGAACAATTAAGAGAGCTTAAAAATACCGAAACAAACGAATCCCAAAAGCAAGAAATCCAAAAACTCATTGAGCAAGAAAAAGGGAAAGTTCAAACACAAAATGACGTAACCATTACGATGCTCAAAAATCTGCAAAACAAATATGAGGGCTTGCAAATTGGTGGAATCACACTGATTGCTAGTGATATGATTGCCTATGTGAAATCCGACCTCATCACCTATGGGACAAGCCTTAGCGTGATTTTGGCTTTGATGCTTTGGGTATTTTTTGGACATTTGCGATTCGTTTTTTTGACGCTTCTTATTTGTCTTTTTACCCTCGTAGTCAGCAGTGGAATCTTTGCCGCATTTGGGTTTAAAATTACGGTAGTTTCCTCTAATTATGTTTCTTTGTTGCTCATTATCAATGTTTCTTTGGTTGTGCATTTAATCGTAGCCTATTTAGAGTTTTATTCCAAATTTCCTAAAGCTTCGCAAAAAAATCTCCTCTATGCGACGCTTTTAACTAAACAAATGCCAAGTTTTTTTGCAGCTTTTACAACAATGATTGGCTTTCTTAGCCTTATTTATTCCAATATTTTACCCATTATCCATTTGGGTATTGTGATGAGTCTTGGTGTGAGCGTTGCACTGCTCTTTACCTTTGTGCTATTTGCAAGCGTTTCAGCTCTCTTAGATAAGCCAAAACATACCACAAAACTTTCTACAAGACAGCAAAGATTCTTAGAATTTTGTGCCAATCTAGCAATCCGCAAGTCAAAAATGATTTATTTCTTTGCGATTCTTTGCGTTGCCTTCAGTCTTTATGGAATCCAAAACCTAAAAGTTGAAAACAGCTTTGTAAATTACTTTAAAGATTCTAGCCAAATCAAACAAGGCTTACTCAAAATTGATAAAGATTTGGGTGGCACGGTGCCTTTGGAGATTCTCCTTACCTTTCCAAACAAAGTAACACAATCCTCAATAGACGATGAATTTGAAGCAGAATTTAACTCACTAGAATCGCAAGACACTTATTGGTTTGATAGCCAAAAACTAAGATTAGCCAAAATCGTGCATAACTACTTAGAGGACAATCCTTATGCTGGCTCTGTTTTAAGCTTGCATAGTTTGGTACGCCTAATAGGCAATCTAGGAATTAACGCCGATGATTGGACGATTGCATTTCTCTATAAAAATGCACGGGACACTCTTAAAGCGCAAATTTTCACGCCTTATGCAAATTTAGAGCAAAATCAATTACGTTTTGTTCTGCGCACTTTTGATTCCAATCCCACCCTAAAGCGCAATGACTTTATTATTCAAATCCGCAAAGATTTAGAATCCTTGCTACAAAATGAAAAAGTGCAAGTGCAAGTCAATGGTGTAATGGTTTTGTATAATAACTTACTCCAAAACCTTATTTCCTCGCAGGTGGATACTTTGAGCTTTGTGATTGGAATTATCTTCCTAGTTTTTTTGTGGATTTTTAGAAATCTCAAGCTTGCCATTATTGCGCTTTTAACTAATATTCTTCCTTTGAGCGCAATTTTTGGAATCTTAGGCATTAGTGGGATTCCATTAGACCTTATGGGGGTTACGATTGCCGCAATCTCCCTTGGGATTGGCGTAGATGATGTAATTCATTACATTCATCGCTTTAAGGCAGAAATCAAGAATCATTCCCTCCAAGACGCGATTTTGGAATCTCACGATTCTATTGGAAGTGCAATGTATTACACGACTTTCATTATTGTGGTGGGTTTTTGTGCGATGATGAGCAGTAATTTTATCCCTACAATTTATTTTGGATTCCTCACCACCCTTGTAATGTTGCTTATGTTACTTAGCGCACTTCTCTTACTTCCTGCCCTACTCAATAGTTTTTGCAAAATAAGCGCATTACGATTCTAATAAATTCTAATTTCAATTTTCTCACAAAGGGTTAAAAATTACAAAAACTCATAATGCTCAAGATTTAAAACTACATCTTGATTATATTTATCCCATTGCAACGAATAAATACAGCCGATTTTCTGCCCTACATTTTCTCGCAAATCCTTAAAAAACGCCAAGCCATTATGCCTTGCTCCATTCTCTTGCAATTTCACATTACTATGTCCTGCACCAAAATAACGCACATCAACAATCTGCGCTTCTGTATAGAATCTAGGCAAAAGATTGTCTTGCCCAAAAGGCTCAAAATCCTGAATCATTCTAAACAAATCCTTTCGGACTAAATCCAAAGGTAATCTACCTAGCACTTCTTTAAAGCGCGTTTCTTGCATAGGAATGCCCTGCTGATACTGAAACTTCATTAATTGCATTCTAAAGCTTTCTAAATTTTCCAGTCTTAAGCTCAATCCCGCTGCACCAATATGTCCGCCAAAAGCTACCAGATATTCCTTATTGG carries:
- a CDS encoding MlaC/ttg2D family ABC transporter substrate-binding protein; protein product: MTQNIQKTLEILQKNTTKNPKDSAISSTQVENIAKEIFIMFDSIFDYNLMAQLSLSKDYKTLTKIQQEEYTQAFEQNLKRSFTDKLRLYKDEKLEVLGGEQPKNNRYNLKTSMVLDGKLNYVIFKFYEKEGDWKIYDVDILGISVIQTYRSQFSDILAHSDFQTLLAKLKSEITFESPKQ
- the fliG gene encoding flagellar motor switch protein FliG; translated protein: MPSITLSPRQQAQYDEFSMAEKIAILLVQLGDEITGEIFSNLDLDSITEVSKYIAQNSGIDKALGGAVLEEFYAIFQSNQYISTGGFEYAKELLYRTLGPEAAKKVLDKLAKSMQSSQNFAYLSRVRPQQLSDFIIHEHPQTIALILAHMDPTNAAETLNFFSDDLRAEIAIRMANLGDISPNVVKRVSTVLENKLESLTSYKVEVGGIRAVAEVFNRLGQKAAKATIAYIEQIDDQLAAAIKEMMFTFEDIEKLDNNAIREILKIIDKKDLILALKASPEELKQKFMSNMSQRAGEQFLEEMQFLGAVKVKDVEAAQRRIVETVQSLSEQGIIQIGEQEDTIE
- the dxs gene encoding 1-deoxy-D-xylulose-5-phosphate synthase, with product MPLDSKYLEILRQEEFDEEDFVSLNHLAQKVRNRILEVVSKNGGHLSSTLGAVELIIGMHCVFDNPRDPFIFDVSHQAYTHKLLTGRWDSFETLRQKGGISGFTKPSESNQDYFIAGHSSTSISLGVGVAKAFCLKGASNIPVVLIGDGAMSAGLAYEALNELGDRKYPMVIILNDNEMSIAKPIGAISKYLSQTIAGKFTQNIKNKIGNIINNMPNATYLAKRFEESIKLITPGMLFEELGLDYIGPINGHNLKEIIEALRLAKSIQKPIVVHAQTLKGKGYPIAEGHLEQWHGVSPFDRQNGIALAKNSRKSPTQIFSQTLLEIAKEDSKVVGITAAMPSGTGLDLLIKTFPERFWDVAIAEQHATTQASSLAKEGFKPFVVIYSTFLQRAFDQIIHDVGIMQMPVKFAIDRAGIVGEDGETHQGVFDIAYLNMIPHFVLFAPRDQATLESAVHFAHHFSNAPCAFRYPRKSFKLDENLFAPTPFALGKLEILRNSQSEILLLGYGNGVGRAYECLLELEKQNILCSLVDLRFVKPLDKETLLTLSKNHKKWFIFSDSAKIGGVGQILSAFAQENNLQIKIHSFEFEDDFIAHGKAEEIEEQLGLDTSHLTQQILQHI
- a CDS encoding efflux RND transporter permease subunit, which produces MNPQNNNLFLRFYRAILNAPKLTLTFCAIIFFVFGFFALKLPIDASSDSLILENDKDFKTYDSIIKNYTTQDFLILALSPKKGDVFHHDFLTTLQNLTNDLKQIPQIDGILSILNAPLLKSAPNLELQESLKANLTLLSAQTDFELAKQELLHHPFYTQNLISKDLKTAGILIYLKNNTRLEQLRELKNTETNESQKQEIQKLIEQEKGKVQTQNDVTITMLKNLQNKYEGLQIGGITLIASDMIAYVKSDLITYGTSLSVILALMLWVFFGHLRFVFLTLLICLFTLVVSSGIFAAFGFKITVVSSNYVSLLLIINVSLVVHLIVAYLEFYSKFPKASQKNLLYATLLTKQMPSFFAAFTTMIGFLSLIYSNILPIIHLGIVMSLGVSVALLFTFVLFASVSALLDKPKHTTKLSTRQQRFLEFCANLAIRKSKMIYFFAILCVAFSLYGIQNLKVENSFVNYFKDSSQIKQGLLKIDKDLGGTVPLEILLTFPNKVTQSSIDDEFEAEFNSLESQDTYWFDSQKLRLAKIVHNYLEDNPYAGSVLSLHSLVRLIGNLGINADDWTIAFLYKNARDTLKAQIFTPYANLEQNQLRFVLRTFDSNPTLKRNDFIIQIRKDLESLLQNEKVQVQVNGVMVLYNNLLQNLISSQVDTLSFVIGIIFLVFLWIFRNLKLAIIALLTNILPLSAIFGILGISGIPLDLMGVTIAAISLGIGVDDVIHYIHRFKAEIKNHSLQDAILESHDSIGSAMYYTTFIIVVGFCAMMSSNFIPTIYFGFLTTLVMLLMLLSALLLLPALLNSFCKISALRF
- the fliF gene encoding flagellar basal-body MS-ring/collar protein FliF, whose product is MDLKALFEQIRNLYKKLNKKQKIVILATIVAVVGFIAALVVWNSTNKAGVLYPGYAVLFEGVSPEDGALIVQQLQQDRIPYKIPKDNTILIPQEFVYEQRMKLASNGIPKSSKIGFEIFDTKDFGATDFDQRIKYLRALEGELSRTIESLAPIQKATVHLAQPEKTVFVSEQTPPTASVVLAFKPAQSLTPKQISGIKNIVSSAIPNLTIENVEVVNEKGEPLSELDELGGARELAAAQLRYKTNFEQTLEEKIVNILAPITGGREGVVAKVTAEFDFAQKESTQEYYDPNNVVRSIQDLEEKREGFRPKEIGGVPGVVSNIGPVQGLEDDDTKEKYEKTQNTTNFEISKTISNIKGEFATIRRLSAAVVVDGKYSKQLDEEGVEKLEYTALNDEEMEQISALVRQAIGYNQQRGDEVSVSNFQLNGQLSGFKARTPLERFLETASALLAPFMPLLKYAIVGLILFFFYKKVIVPFSERMLEARADEEEELESLIKIDEDEEENSDRLNEVRRRIEDQLGFGSGNEDEIKYNVLLEKIKEIAMEKPAELANLFQTLVHDELGLDNMGGGGKH
- a CDS encoding MlaA family lipoprotein, with the translated sequence MHKLLLVFLLGLFVYAQDSIEKESLQPTQKEEFLNDFENEYKQQTPVKDPLIRYNRLMHNINWGIYDYVISPTLDAYNYAMPLGFRLGIYNFFDNLASPLRFLASLLAGEPKVAMDELGRFALNSTAGILGIFDIASQNGLYSHHNDFGITLGKWGMGSEFHLVLPLLGPSNFRDTLTLPLNALAYPTNYIQPSELAIGAGVLEVANYSARHKATLDSLYQDSLDSYLLFRDSYEQRRNELILENKGNK
- the fliH gene encoding flagellar assembly protein FliH, with amino-acid sequence MNNINEHENIITEAHKERHDIKKYNFRNMEISKKSEKQAQSNEEPQAVETPQPTMQVVETPKPTEPSIDAPALKLFETEVIDKILQKSDQLAQSLQKLQEQFDKQEKEINERVNAAKTEAKEQGINEGYQQAKQELETQINSQKELYALSIKRIDSNIAESKNHILSLEKELSSIALDIAKEVIAAEISTNSAKIASSLARTLLQDLSQNTQVTLKVFPGDLEDIKESLKDLNYVILEADQAIAKGGIVILSSEGNIDGDIFTRFETLKKSILENKL